One Hordeum vulgare subsp. vulgare chromosome 4H, MorexV3_pseudomolecules_assembly, whole genome shotgun sequence DNA window includes the following coding sequences:
- the LOC123447895 gene encoding transcriptional corepressor SEUSS-like, whose protein sequence is MKDLIDHSKQTGSGPIDSLHKFPRRTPPGINPLQPQQQQPEEQQPVPQSSNQSGQNSAPMAGAQASASANADVTSNNSLNCAPSTSAPSPTVMGILQGSMDSSQDHLMSSANGQYNSGNNGAIPKVNSASSLQSNPSASFASQVPISSNNNTMPSLQNTNQLSSPAVSSNLPPMQPPATRPQEPDQSDTQSSVERILQEMMSSQMNGVGHAGNDMKRPNGFTPGINGVNCLVGNAVTNHSGIGGMGLGAVGGFGSNPTANGLRMAMPNNAMAMNGRMGMHHSAHDLSQLGQQQQQQQQQQHDIGNQLLGGLRAGNSFNNLQYDWKPSQ, encoded by the exons ATGAAAGATTTGATTGACCACAGCAAGCAGACTGGATCTGGACCAATCG ATAGCCTGCATAAATTTCCTCGGAGGACTCCACCAGGGATCAACCCTCTTCAACCACAGCAGcaacagcctgaagagcagcagcCTGTTCCGCAGAGTTCAAACCAGAGTGGTCAAAATTCTGCCCCTATGGCTGGTGCGCAGGCTTCTGCCTCTGCCAATGCAGACGTGACATCAAACAATTCTCTCAATTGTGCACCCTCTACATCTGCACCCTCACCAACAGTTATGGGGATCCTCCAAGGTTCAATGGATTCTAGCCAAGATCATCTAATGAGCAGCGCAAATGGTCAGTATAACAGTGGGAATAACGGTGCAATTCCCAAGGTGAACTCCGCAAGCTCATTACAGTCAAATCCTTCTGCCTCTTTCGCTTCCCAGGTACCTATATCATCCAATAACAACACGATGCCTTCCCTTCAGAACACAAACCAACTCAGTTCCCCAGCAGTATCATCAAACTTGCCTCCAATGCAGCCTCCTGCAACTCGACCTCAGGAGCCTGATCAAAGTGATACCCAAAGCTCGGTTGAGAGAATCTTGCAAGAGATGATGTCATCACAAATGAATGGTGTTGGCCATGCAGGGAATGACATGAAGAGACCAAACGGATTTACCCCTGGTATTAATGGGGTTAACTGCTTAGTTGGTAATGCTGTCACGAATCACTCTGGAATTGGAGGAATGGGGTTGGGGGCTGTGGGCGGGTTCGGTTCAAATCCTACAGCTAATGGACTGAGAATGGCAATGCCGAACAATGCAATGGCAATGAACGGGAGGATGGGAATGCATCACAGTGCACATGACCTATCACAGTTgggccagcagcagcagcaacagcagcagcagcagcatgacATAGGAAATCAGCTGTTGGGTGGACTTAGAGCAGGAAATAGCTTTAATAATCTTCAATATGATTGGAAACCCTCTCAATAG